In a single window of the Flavobacteriales bacterium genome:
- a CDS encoding helix-turn-helix domain-containing protein, whose amino-acid sequence MSQTNHLRRIRKQTPMNLKDIAHLLGGVDLSFLSKIEKANRICPPNIFITYSCLFGKNMAEIFPMQYHEAHYLLKSTIAQLLSRLNKTKSTDESKAKCEFLKAALVRLNSENL is encoded by the coding sequence ATGTCACAGACCAATCACTTGCGAAGAATTCGCAAGCAAACGCCCATGAACCTAAAAGATATAGCCCATCTTTTAGGAGGGGTAGATTTATCTTTTTTATCAAAAATTGAAAAAGCCAATAGAATCTGTCCCCCTAATATTTTTATAACATATTCTTGTTTGTTTGGCAAGAATATGGCAGAAATATTTCCTATGCAGTATCATGAAGCTCATTATTTATTGAAAAGTACCATTGCTCAGTTATTAAGTCGATTAAACAAAACAAAATCAACAGATGAGAGTAAGGCAAAATGCGAATTCCTCAAAGCTGCTTTAGTCCGATTAAATAGTGAAAATCTATGA
- a CDS encoding replication protein — protein sequence MDNPILSISSLYRYTGKMVKSPIYQYRNQKFNSIGLKYMNYYTSIPNYIFDEFQPNLKPSELSVLLVIIRQTLGYIDRSTGKRKRRDWIAIRLFEKKTGLSNRTISLAIERLISIGLVRASNTKNEVLEHAGQRQLESKIFYELTSVNPHAKKMNVSQKAIRNIKWQSDQQRIDEIMSRKKLHSKVEENDKKP from the coding sequence ATGGATAATCCTATTTTATCCATCTCAAGTTTATACCGCTATACTGGCAAGATGGTCAAAAGTCCAATTTACCAGTATAGAAATCAAAAGTTCAATTCGATAGGCTTAAAGTATATGAATTATTATACAAGCATACCGAATTATATATTCGATGAGTTTCAACCAAATTTGAAACCCTCAGAACTATCCGTATTATTAGTTATTATTCGACAAACTTTGGGTTATATAGACCGTTCTACAGGAAAACGAAAACGTAGAGATTGGATAGCCATCCGATTGTTTGAAAAGAAAACAGGACTTTCTAACCGAACAATTTCTTTAGCTATTGAAAGGTTAATCTCCATTGGACTAGTTCGAGCATCCAATACTAAAAATGAAGTCTTAGAACATGCTGGGCAGCGGCAATTGGAATCCAAGATATTTTATGAATTAACCTCTGTTAATCCCCATGCAAAAAAGATGAATGTAAGTCAGAAAGCCATCCGAAATATTAAATGGCAGAGCGATCAGCAAAGAATAGATGAAATCATGAGTCGGAAAAAACTACATTCGAAAGTAGAAGAAAACGATAAAAAGCCCTAA
- a CDS encoding recombinase family protein → MYQNHSIKYFIYARKSTDREDKQIASIEDQIRECQKIAQQKGFEVVDIISESKSAKAPGRKEFNSMISRIEHGEARGIISWKANRLSRNPMDSGRISWLLQHNIIQHIQCYSEDYKPSDNVLLLQIALGMANQYIKDLGSDVKRGLRNKAKNGWYPIATLPIGYMRNSDKSSVKKIIPNPDTFPIVKKLWKLRLEKGYSIAGIKKKADALGLTNKKGQPYALNTYAQMLKNEFYAGYFYWRGADGHLERFEGKHKRMISLLEFQKALRLSEDKGRPSQSKIDDFTFRGPLVCGECQAAITAERKKQIICSTCKYKFSCLKTSACPQCKLSIEKMKSPSRIDKIYYRCTKRKKKNCSQKYIEETKLQSIILNRLQEIHLDKDFVELASEYIDNHVEQNKEEDREVKRVLEKRKTELQKKKESLVELRLNGEITADELKILRVKVDQQLQDNQRELEQMNFHSLNWKNEVETKLSWRNTCVEIFKNGSKTQKKELLADLGSNLNILNNELYFSRDFIGTLLDEWNRLYTLKKHGFEPKKSLILQGSFRDFEHLSSVMLAELKLVRT, encoded by the coding sequence ATGTATCAAAATCATTCCATAAAATATTTTATTTATGCTCGAAAATCGACCGATAGAGAAGATAAGCAAATTGCATCTATCGAAGATCAAATTCGAGAGTGTCAAAAAATTGCACAACAAAAAGGGTTTGAAGTTGTAGATATTATCTCTGAATCTAAATCTGCAAAAGCTCCTGGACGAAAAGAATTTAATTCCATGATAAGCCGAATCGAACATGGTGAAGCTAGAGGGATAATTTCTTGGAAAGCCAATCGCCTTTCAAGAAATCCAATGGATAGCGGACGAATCTCTTGGCTTTTACAACACAATATTATTCAACATATCCAATGTTATAGCGAAGATTATAAACCTAGTGATAATGTTCTTCTACTTCAAATTGCTCTTGGAATGGCGAATCAGTATATCAAAGATTTAGGAAGCGATGTAAAGCGAGGACTAAGAAATAAAGCAAAAAATGGGTGGTACCCTATTGCCACTCTTCCGATTGGTTATATGAGAAATTCTGATAAATCCAGTGTTAAGAAAATTATTCCAAACCCTGACACTTTTCCTATTGTTAAAAAACTTTGGAAACTTAGATTAGAAAAAGGATATTCTATTGCTGGAATTAAGAAAAAAGCAGATGCCTTAGGTTTAACCAATAAAAAAGGTCAACCTTATGCATTAAATACTTACGCCCAGATGCTCAAAAATGAGTTCTACGCAGGATATTTCTACTGGAGAGGGGCTGATGGTCATCTAGAACGATTTGAGGGTAAACACAAACGAATGATCAGCTTACTCGAATTTCAAAAAGCCTTAAGACTTTCTGAAGATAAAGGTAGACCTAGCCAATCAAAAATAGATGATTTCACTTTTAGAGGACCTTTGGTTTGTGGAGAATGTCAGGCAGCCATCACAGCTGAAAGAAAAAAACAAATCATTTGCAGTACTTGTAAGTATAAATTTTCCTGTCTCAAAACGTCTGCTTGTCCACAATGTAAGCTCTCAATTGAAAAAATGAAAAGTCCATCTCGTATTGATAAAATATATTACCGATGCACCAAAAGAAAAAAGAAAAACTGTTCTCAAAAATATATCGAAGAAACTAAACTGCAATCCATTATTCTAAATCGTTTACAAGAAATACATCTAGATAAAGACTTTGTAGAGTTAGCCTCTGAATATATAGACAATCATGTAGAACAAAATAAGGAAGAAGATAGAGAAGTTAAGAGGGTTTTAGAAAAACGAAAAACGGAGTTGCAGAAGAAAAAAGAATCCCTAGTAGAGCTTCGTCTTAATGGAGAAATAACCGCTGATGAACTTAAAATTCTCCGAGTTAAAGTTGATCAGCAACTCCAAGATAATCAACGAGAACTTGAGCAAATGAATTTTCACTCCCTAAATTGGAAAAATGAAGTCGAAACAAAACTATCATGGAGAAATACCTGCGTAGAGATCTTTAAAAATGGATCAAAAACACAGAAAAAAGAGCTTTTAGCTGATTTAGGTTCGAACCTAAATATTTTGAACAATGAGCTTTATTTTTCAAGGGATTTCATTGGAACACTACTTGATGAGTGGAATCGTCTCTATACCCTAAAAAAGCATGGGTTCGAACCTAAAAAGAGCCTTATTTTACAAGGCTCATTTAGAGATTTTGAACACCTAAGTTCAGTCATGCTGGCCGAACTTAAGTTAGTTCGAACCTAA